A genomic region of Trichothermofontia sichuanensis B231 contains the following coding sequences:
- the metK gene encoding methionine adenosyltransferase: protein MFVQSEDTPLPRRYFFTSESVTEGHPDKICDQISDTILDSLLTQDPTSRVAAEVVVNTGLVLITGEVSTKAHVNYIQIARQKIAEIGYTGTDSAEVSGFAANSCAVIVALDEQSPDIAQGVDVAQEQREAGSDEYFDRIGAGDQGLMFGYACNETPELMPLPISLAHRIARRLTAVRKTGELPYLRPDGKTQVTVTYEDGRPVAIDTILISTQHTATIGDITDDAGVQAKIKADLWDAVVQPVFVDIHVKPDASTRFLVNPTGKFVIGGPQGDSGLTGRKIIVDTYGGYSRHGGGAFSGKDPTKVDRSAAYACRYVAKNIVAAGLAEKCEVQLSYAIGVARPVSIMVETFGTGKLPEDDLLALVKQHFELRPAGIIRTFNLDKLPAERGGRFYQDVAAYGHFGRTDLDLPWEQTDKADILKAALNQPLSAVAN from the coding sequence TTGTTTGTTCAATCAGAGGATACGCCCTTGCCTCGTCGTTACTTCTTCACCTCAGAATCGGTCACCGAAGGTCATCCTGATAAAATTTGTGATCAAATTTCCGACACAATCCTGGATAGCCTCTTGACCCAAGACCCCACCAGTCGGGTGGCGGCTGAGGTTGTCGTCAATACTGGCTTGGTCCTGATTACGGGGGAAGTGTCGACCAAGGCTCACGTTAACTACATCCAGATTGCTCGTCAAAAGATCGCTGAAATTGGCTATACGGGGACCGATAGTGCCGAAGTGAGTGGGTTTGCGGCCAATAGCTGCGCTGTCATTGTCGCCCTAGATGAGCAATCACCCGATATCGCCCAGGGGGTAGATGTGGCCCAGGAGCAGCGTGAAGCCGGCAGTGATGAGTACTTCGATCGCATTGGGGCGGGGGATCAGGGCCTGATGTTTGGCTATGCCTGCAACGAAACCCCCGAATTGATGCCATTACCGATCAGTTTGGCCCATCGCATTGCCCGTCGCCTGACGGCTGTCCGCAAAACCGGCGAATTGCCCTACCTGCGCCCCGATGGGAAAACCCAGGTGACGGTCACCTACGAAGACGGTCGCCCGGTGGCGATCGACACAATCTTAATTTCCACCCAACATACCGCGACGATCGGCGACATTACCGACGATGCTGGGGTTCAGGCCAAAATCAAGGCGGATTTGTGGGACGCGGTGGTCCAACCCGTTTTTGTGGATATCCACGTCAAACCGGATGCCAGCACCCGGTTCCTGGTGAATCCGACAGGGAAGTTTGTGATTGGGGGTCCCCAAGGTGACTCTGGGTTGACGGGTCGCAAGATTATTGTCGATACCTATGGTGGCTACTCCCGGCACGGGGGCGGTGCCTTTTCCGGTAAAGATCCCACTAAGGTCGATCGCAGTGCCGCCTATGCCTGTCGTTATGTGGCCAAAAACATTGTAGCGGCTGGCTTGGCTGAAAAATGCGAAGTCCAGTTAAGTTATGCGATTGGCGTCGCGCGTCCGGTCAGCATCATGGTGGAGACCTTCGGTACCGGCAAACTGCCAGAGGATGATCTATTGGCGCTGGTGAAACAGCATTTTGAACTGCGGCCAGCGGGCATTATTCGGACCTTTAACCTGGATAAACTCCCCGCCGAACGGGGCGGGCGTTTCTACCAGGATGTTGCAGCCTACGGTCACTTTGGCCGCACTGATCTGGATCTTCCCTGGGAGCAAACTGATAAGGCGGATATCCTGAAGGCAGCCCTGAACCAACCCCTATCGGCAGTGGCGAATTAG
- the ftsH3 gene encoding ATP-dependent zinc metalloprotease FtsH3, with product MNKRWRNAGLYALLAIVVIALATAFFDNNQAQPSKTWTYSEFIHAVERGQLEGTVSISADRSQANFTAPDGSGKVLVNLPNDPDLINILTQNNLDVRVLRPTDDGDWLIRGLSTLFFPILLLVGLFFLLRRAQNGPGSQAMNFGKSKARVQMEPQTQVTFNDVAGIDQAKLELAEVVDFLKNADRFTAVGAKIPKGVLLVGPPGTGKTLLARAVAGEAGVPFFSISGSEFVEMFVGVGASRVRDLFEQAKSNAPCIVFIDEIDAVGRQRGAGLGGGNDEREQTLNQLLTEMDGFEGNTGIIIIAATNRPDVLDAALLRPGRFDRQVVVDRPDYAGRLEILRVHARGKTLGKDVDLEKIARRTPGFTGADLSNLLNEAAILAARRNLTEISMDEVNDAIDRVLAGPEKKDRVMSEKRKQLVAYHEAGHALVGALMPDYDPVQKISIIPRGRAGGLTWFMPSEDRVDTGLYSRAYLQNQMAVALGGRVAEEIVFGEEEVTTGASNDLQQVARVARQMVTRFGMSDRLGPVALGRQQGNMFLGRDIAAERDFSEETAAAIDDEVRNLVDQAYRRCKSVLMQNRKVLDQLAEMLMEKETVDAEELQALLANNEVQMAAIA from the coding sequence GTGAATAAGCGGTGGAGAAATGCAGGGCTATACGCACTGTTGGCGATCGTGGTCATCGCCTTGGCGACAGCCTTTTTTGACAATAATCAGGCCCAACCGAGTAAAACTTGGACCTACAGCGAATTTATCCATGCGGTGGAGCGGGGGCAGTTGGAAGGGACGGTCAGTATCAGTGCTGATCGCTCCCAGGCCAATTTTACGGCCCCCGATGGCAGTGGCAAGGTGCTGGTCAATCTGCCGAATGACCCCGACTTGATTAACATCCTGACCCAAAACAACCTGGACGTCAGGGTGTTGCGGCCTACGGATGACGGTGACTGGCTGATCCGGGGTCTGAGTACCTTGTTCTTCCCGATTTTGCTATTGGTGGGGCTGTTCTTCCTGCTCCGGCGTGCCCAGAATGGTCCCGGTAGTCAGGCGATGAACTTCGGCAAATCGAAGGCGCGGGTCCAGATGGAGCCGCAAACCCAGGTAACTTTTAACGATGTTGCTGGGATTGATCAGGCCAAGCTGGAACTGGCCGAAGTGGTCGATTTCTTAAAGAACGCCGATCGCTTCACCGCGGTGGGGGCCAAAATTCCCAAGGGGGTGCTGTTGGTTGGTCCGCCGGGGACCGGGAAAACGCTGTTGGCCCGTGCCGTGGCTGGGGAAGCGGGGGTACCCTTTTTCTCTATTTCCGGCTCGGAATTTGTGGAAATGTTCGTTGGCGTAGGGGCCTCGCGGGTGCGCGACCTGTTTGAGCAGGCCAAGTCGAATGCGCCCTGTATCGTGTTTATCGATGAAATTGATGCCGTGGGTCGTCAGCGGGGAGCGGGCCTCGGTGGGGGCAATGATGAACGGGAACAAACCCTGAACCAGTTGCTCACGGAAATGGATGGTTTCGAGGGCAATACTGGCATTATTATTATTGCCGCTACTAATCGTCCCGACGTGCTAGATGCGGCCCTGTTGCGCCCTGGTCGTTTTGATCGCCAGGTAGTTGTCGATCGCCCCGATTATGCTGGACGCTTGGAGATTCTGCGTGTTCATGCCCGTGGCAAGACCCTGGGTAAGGATGTGGATCTGGAGAAAATTGCCCGTCGGACCCCTGGTTTTACCGGTGCCGATTTGTCTAACCTGTTGAACGAAGCCGCCATTCTGGCTGCCCGTCGCAACCTGACCGAAATTTCGATGGATGAGGTCAACGACGCCATCGATCGCGTCCTCGCGGGTCCCGAAAAGAAGGATCGGGTGATGAGCGAGAAGCGCAAGCAGTTGGTGGCTTACCACGAAGCGGGTCATGCCCTAGTGGGTGCCCTGATGCCCGACTACGACCCTGTGCAAAAGATCAGCATCATTCCCCGTGGGCGGGCAGGTGGTTTGACCTGGTTCATGCCCAGTGAAGATCGGGTGGATACGGGCCTTTACTCCCGTGCCTATCTGCAAAACCAGATGGCGGTTGCCCTAGGGGGACGCGTGGCGGAAGAAATCGTCTTCGGCGAGGAAGAAGTCACGACTGGTGCCTCCAATGATCTGCAACAGGTAGCGCGGGTGGCTCGTCAGATGGTGACGCGGTTTGGGATGAGCGATCGTCTAGGTCCGGTGGCCCTCGGTCGTCAGCAGGGGAATATGTTCCTAGGTCGGGATATTGCTGCGGAACGGGATTTTTCCGAGGAAACAGCGGCGGCAATCGATGACGAAGTGCGCAATCTGGTGGATCAAGCCTATCGTCGCTGTAAATCGGTACTCATGCAAAACCGTAAAGTCCTGGATCAATTGGCCGAAATGCTGATGGAGAAAGAAACCGTGGATGCAGAGGAATTGCAAGCCCTGCTGGCTAACAATGAAGTCCAGATGGCCGCGATCGCCTAG
- a CDS encoding sensor histidine kinase, which produces MKIVATAIFLSLLLIAWGSSNIWQISHNFQDEITDAFKLQHLSGEITYLDEVLTMSARMAAATGNLDWETRYRQHEPILDKTIKQAIELAPDIYERYAVQIDIANIKLVAMENRAFALIRQGKPEAALALLFSPEYAIQKKIYAEGNNQIITALNERAYASLATYGAALSHASFFSVVSFIVLTAAWLTILGLVGQYIRQRQQAEQHLQLAKQELERSNHHLAQSQIELTQKANALEQALQDLQASHIQLIQSEKMSSLGQLVAGVAHEINNPINFIYGNVGYLQDYAHDLLALVKLYQDCYPEPVPEIRHKIDEIDLAFLQEDLVKILTSISVGTDRIRQIVLSLRNFSRTDESEFKSVDIHEGIDSTLMLLEHRLKKRPGQSEIEVIRDYADLPLVDCYPGQLNQVIMNILANAIDALEVANERMLSENQNRHNQIIIRTAIVDNHWVKITIADNGPGIPESVEEQIFNPFFTTKEVGKGTGIGLSISYQIIVEKHGGRLTCASTLDQGTEFVIEIPIHQHR; this is translated from the coding sequence ATGAAGATTGTAGCAACCGCTATATTTTTAAGTCTGCTATTAATTGCCTGGGGAAGTTCAAATATTTGGCAAATTTCACACAATTTTCAAGATGAAATTACGGATGCATTTAAGTTACAGCATTTAAGTGGTGAAATCACATATCTAGACGAGGTTCTAACGATGTCGGCTCGCATGGCTGCGGCCACCGGCAATTTAGATTGGGAGACTCGATATCGCCAACACGAGCCGATCCTGGATAAAACCATCAAACAAGCGATCGAATTAGCCCCGGATATTTATGAACGTTATGCTGTCCAGATAGATATTGCTAATATTAAACTAGTGGCAATGGAGAATCGAGCCTTTGCCCTCATTCGCCAAGGAAAGCCAGAAGCAGCGCTTGCCCTACTATTTAGCCCTGAGTATGCGATCCAGAAAAAAATTTACGCTGAGGGGAATAACCAGATTATTACAGCTTTGAATGAGCGGGCTTATGCGAGCTTAGCAACCTACGGAGCAGCCCTTTCTCATGCAAGTTTTTTTAGTGTTGTTAGCTTTATTGTTCTAACAGCAGCTTGGCTGACAATTCTGGGCTTAGTGGGTCAATACATACGCCAACGGCAACAGGCAGAACAGCACCTCCAACTCGCTAAGCAGGAACTTGAACGCAGCAATCATCATCTAGCTCAATCCCAGATTGAACTAACCCAAAAGGCGAATGCCCTAGAACAAGCCCTTCAGGATTTGCAGGCTTCCCATATACAGTTAATTCAGAGTGAAAAAATGTCTAGTCTTGGCCAGCTCGTAGCAGGAGTGGCCCATGAAATTAATAACCCCATAAACTTTATATATGGTAATGTAGGCTACCTTCAGGATTATGCTCATGACCTACTGGCACTTGTTAAACTCTATCAGGATTGTTATCCAGAACCAGTTCCAGAAATCAGGCATAAAATTGATGAAATTGATTTAGCATTTTTACAAGAAGATTTAGTTAAAATCCTGACTTCGATTAGTGTCGGTACCGATCGCATTCGCCAAATTGTTCTGTCATTACGCAATTTTTCCCGGACAGATGAGTCTGAATTTAAGTCGGTTGATATCCACGAAGGGATCGATAGCACGTTAATGCTTCTCGAACATCGTCTCAAGAAACGTCCGGGTCAATCAGAAATTGAGGTGATTCGTGACTATGCCGATTTGCCACTAGTAGATTGTTACCCCGGACAATTGAATCAGGTGATCATGAATATTCTGGCAAATGCTATTGATGCATTAGAAGTCGCTAATGAGCGAATGTTATCGGAAAATCAAAATCGCCATAACCAGATCATCATTCGCACTGCCATTGTTGATAATCACTGGGTAAAAATTACGATCGCCGATAACGGTCCTGGTATTCCAGAAAGCGTCGAGGAGCAGATTTTTAACCCCTTTTTTACGACTAAAGAAGTTGGTAAAGGCACTGGGATAGGTTTGTCAATTAGTTATCAAATCATTGTTGAAAAGCACGGCGGGAGACTCACTTGCGCTTCAACGCTTGATCAAGGCACTGAGTTTGTCATCGAAATTCCTATTCATCAACATCGCTGA
- a CDS encoding bifunctional sterol desaturase/short chain dehydrogenase yields MIKSSFQNKVIAITGASGTLGQALSAVLAQAGAKIIALTTHADAEFLPGTEVVTWEVGQEHALRTHLQKVDILIINHGVNVYGDRSVAAIQKSYEVNTFSALRLGNLFLELVRADGDRAATDCSPKELWINTSEAEVSPAFSPLYELSKRTLGDLITLQRLDSPCVIRKLILGPFKSPLNPYGIMSATWVARAIVTLAQWNVHNIIVTINPITYLTFPIKELSQSLYFRCFSRRSS; encoded by the coding sequence GTGATTAAATCATCATTCCAAAATAAGGTTATTGCAATTACGGGAGCCTCTGGCACCCTAGGACAAGCTTTGAGCGCGGTCCTTGCCCAAGCAGGTGCAAAGATCATTGCCTTAACAACCCATGCCGACGCTGAGTTTCTCCCTGGGACTGAGGTGGTCACTTGGGAGGTGGGGCAGGAACATGCCCTGCGTACCCATTTGCAAAAGGTAGACATTTTAATCATTAATCACGGGGTCAATGTCTATGGCGATCGCTCGGTGGCTGCGATCCAGAAATCCTATGAGGTCAATACGTTTTCGGCATTGCGATTGGGGAATTTATTTTTAGAATTGGTCAGGGCTGATGGCGATCGTGCCGCTACCGATTGTTCACCCAAGGAACTTTGGATCAATACCTCAGAAGCAGAAGTGAGTCCGGCTTTTAGTCCCCTTTATGAACTCTCCAAGCGGACCCTTGGGGATTTAATTACCTTACAACGCCTGGATTCCCCCTGTGTGATTCGCAAATTAATTCTGGGTCCATTTAAGAGTCCGTTAAACCCCTACGGAATCATGTCAGCTACATGGGTTGCACGGGCGATCGTGACCCTAGCCCAGTGGAATGTACACAATATTATTGTGACAATTAACCCCATTACCTATCTCACTTTTCCGATCAAAGAACTGAGTCAATCTCTCTACTTTCGCTGTTTTAGCCGACGATCATCCTGA
- a CDS encoding DnaJ domain-containing protein: MNLADCYRVLGLRSGAAAAEVKASYRRLARQYHPDANPGDQQAHEMFLRITEAYKVLMKAMPVAQGDGSLSSLRQTAGMTVTVGGGQPLSAVEQQLKQSAYQQLQVLLKQQRFPRAIALVEGLAQRLSQDIEVRQWQAIVYQRWGRYLIKEHQFDKARVYLQKALRVDPHNRSLAIEVQRDLHKLGQVFN, translated from the coding sequence ATGAATCTTGCTGATTGCTACCGGGTATTAGGGTTACGATCGGGCGCGGCAGCGGCGGAGGTGAAGGCGTCCTATCGGCGGTTGGCACGGCAATATCACCCCGATGCCAACCCTGGCGATCAGCAGGCCCATGAAATGTTTTTACGGATTACGGAAGCCTATAAGGTGCTGATGAAAGCCATGCCGGTGGCTCAGGGGGATGGGTCGCTCAGTTCGCTGCGACAAACGGCAGGGATGACGGTAACGGTTGGCGGGGGACAACCCTTGAGTGCGGTGGAACAACAATTAAAACAGTCTGCCTATCAACAACTTCAGGTGTTACTCAAGCAACAACGCTTTCCACGGGCGATTGCACTGGTGGAGGGGTTGGCACAGCGGCTTTCCCAGGATATAGAGGTGCGCCAATGGCAGGCGATCGTCTATCAACGCTGGGGGCGCTATTTAATTAAGGAACACCAGTTTGATAAGGCTAGGGTCTATCTACAAAAGGCGTTGCGGGTTGATCCCCATAATCGGTCGCTCGCGATCGAAGTTCAGCGAGATTTGCATAAGTTAGGACAGGTCTTTAATTAG
- a CDS encoding ATP-dependent Clp protease proteolytic subunit encodes MPIGIPSVPYRLPGSAYEQWINIYERLFRERIIFLSEEVDDGIANAIVAYLLYLDSDDQSKPIYLYINSPGGSVTAGMAIYDTMQHIKSEVVTICVGLAASMGSFLLAGGTKGKRLALPHSRIMIHQPSGGTRGQATDIEIEAREILRIRRQLNEIYAENTGQPLEKIERDMDRDFFMSAEEAKEYGLIDRVIETA; translated from the coding sequence ATGCCGATCGGTATTCCCAGTGTTCCCTACCGTCTGCCCGGTAGTGCCTATGAACAATGGATTAACATTTACGAGCGTCTCTTCCGCGAGCGGATTATTTTCCTCTCCGAAGAGGTGGATGACGGGATTGCCAATGCGATCGTGGCTTACCTGCTCTATCTCGACTCTGACGATCAAAGCAAGCCCATTTACCTCTATATCAATTCCCCCGGTGGTTCGGTAACGGCGGGGATGGCCATTTATGACACCATGCAGCACATTAAGTCTGAGGTGGTGACTATTTGTGTGGGGTTGGCAGCGTCGATGGGGTCTTTCCTGCTGGCGGGCGGGACGAAGGGCAAACGCCTGGCCCTACCCCACTCGCGGATTATGATCCACCAGCCGTCGGGAGGTACCCGTGGGCAAGCTACGGATATCGAAATTGAAGCACGGGAAATCCTGCGCATTCGCCGACAATTAAATGAGATCTACGCAGAGAACACCGGCCAACCTCTGGAAAAGATCGAGCGGGATATGGATCGAGATTTCTTTATGTCAGCGGAGGAAGCCAAGGAGTATGGCCTGATTGATCGTGTCATTGAAACGGCATAG
- a CDS encoding PhoH family protein translates to MKKIFVLDTNVLLHDPNAMLRFQDNDVVLPMTIIEELDRFKKLPEMTGRNARQVSRNLDRLRQKGHLTEGIPLNGGSGVLRVALCHRKTLQELPAELEGDQGDNAILAVALELKRQCQCPVVLISKDTNLRIKADALDLRAEDYETDKVDVEELYTGAAEVWVAPALIDQFYQQGSLTLDMELLPNEAITLVDETNPSHTALGIVGSQGEITALLKLPHTGVSRIHARNREQKFALELLLRDSVQLVTLVGKAGTGKTLLAIAAGLQKVADETVYSRLLISRPIVPMGRDLGYLPGDVSEKLTPWMQPLYDNFDLIFGVHESSGKMGPWQRGHEELIQRGLLQIEPLTYIRGRSLPKQFLIVDEAQNLTPHEVKTILTRAGEGTKVVLTGDVDQIDNPYVDAASNGLSYVVERFKQDALAGHITLIKGERSPLAERASVLL, encoded by the coding sequence ATGAAAAAAATCTTTGTCCTGGATACCAATGTGCTCCTGCATGATCCCAATGCCATGCTGCGGTTTCAGGATAATGATGTGGTGTTGCCGATGACGATTATTGAAGAACTCGATCGCTTTAAAAAGCTACCCGAGATGACGGGGCGCAATGCCCGCCAAGTGTCTCGCAACCTCGATCGCTTGCGCCAAAAGGGGCACTTGACCGAAGGGATTCCTCTGAATGGCGGGAGCGGGGTGTTGCGGGTGGCCCTATGTCACCGGAAGACGCTGCAAGAATTACCGGCGGAACTGGAGGGCGATCAAGGGGATAATGCCATCCTGGCTGTGGCCTTGGAACTGAAGCGCCAATGCCAATGTCCGGTGGTGCTGATCAGCAAGGACACGAACCTGCGGATTAAGGCGGATGCCCTGGATCTCCGGGCTGAGGACTATGAAACCGACAAAGTAGATGTTGAGGAGCTTTATACAGGGGCAGCAGAAGTCTGGGTCGCGCCAGCCCTGATTGATCAGTTTTATCAGCAGGGTAGTCTGACGCTGGATATGGAATTGCTGCCCAATGAGGCCATTACCTTGGTGGATGAAACCAATCCTTCCCATACGGCGTTGGGGATAGTGGGCAGTCAGGGGGAGATTACCGCATTGCTCAAATTGCCCCATACAGGAGTGTCCCGAATTCATGCCCGCAACCGGGAGCAGAAATTTGCGCTCGAACTGTTATTGCGCGACTCGGTGCAGTTGGTTACCCTGGTGGGCAAGGCCGGGACTGGGAAGACGTTGCTGGCGATCGCGGCGGGGTTGCAAAAAGTTGCGGATGAAACTGTCTATAGCCGCCTATTGATTTCGCGTCCGATCGTGCCGATGGGCCGGGATTTGGGCTATTTACCAGGGGATGTGTCAGAAAAACTGACCCCTTGGATGCAGCCGTTATATGACAATTTTGATCTGATTTTTGGGGTGCATGAATCCTCTGGCAAGATGGGACCTTGGCAGCGAGGACATGAGGAGCTGATTCAACGGGGCTTATTGCAAATTGAACCCCTGACTTATATTCGCGGGCGCAGTTTACCCAAGCAATTCCTCATTGTTGATGAGGCTCAGAATTTGACGCCCCATGAGGTGAAAACTATCCTGACCCGTGCCGGAGAAGGCACCAAGGTGGTCCTTACAGGCGATGTGGATCAAATTGACAACCCCTATGTCGATGCCGCTAGTAATGGGTTGTCCTACGTCGTCGAACGGTTTAAGCAGGATGCTCTTGCGGGGCATATTACCCTGATTAAGGGGGAGCGATCGCCGCTAGCGGAGCGGGCTTCAGTGTTGCTTTAA
- a CDS encoding LOG family protein encodes MRSHAVPIGEGDAAFAIVQEAVLSLWEVVNNLTRIRPPKQERYRVTIFGSARMHPHAPLYKGVRHLASELTRMGCDIVTGGGPGLMQAANEGSVLADPQDLTQSIGIRVDLDFEQATNPFVEQVYCHQTFFSRLHHFVLISDAFVVVPGGIGTTLEALMIWQLLQVRQLRDTPFIMIGQMWADLTTWAKHYMLATTPAMADPADLSIPKCVDSFEAAIALLQVDHHRWRQANGLTTDLP; translated from the coding sequence ATGCGTTCTCATGCGGTCCCGATCGGGGAAGGGGATGCGGCCTTCGCGATCGTCCAGGAGGCGGTTTTGAGTCTCTGGGAAGTGGTGAATAATTTAACCCGAATTCGCCCTCCAAAACAGGAGCGGTATCGCGTGACTATTTTTGGCTCAGCCCGGATGCATCCCCACGCTCCCCTCTACAAAGGTGTGCGTCACCTAGCGAGTGAACTGACCCGGATGGGCTGCGATATTGTCACGGGGGGCGGTCCCGGCCTGATGCAGGCAGCGAATGAGGGGAGTGTGCTGGCGGACCCACAGGATTTAACGCAATCGATCGGGATTCGGGTGGATCTGGATTTTGAACAGGCTACCAATCCCTTTGTCGAGCAGGTCTACTGCCATCAAACCTTTTTCTCCCGGCTACATCACTTTGTGCTGATTTCTGATGCCTTTGTGGTCGTTCCCGGTGGCATTGGTACGACCCTGGAGGCCCTAATGATCTGGCAGTTGCTCCAAGTGCGGCAACTCCGGGATACGCCCTTCATTATGATTGGCCAGATGTGGGCTGATCTGACAACCTGGGCCAAGCACTACATGTTAGCCACGACGCCGGCTATGGCCGATCCTGCCGATCTTTCGATCCCCAAATGTGTCGATAGCTTTGAGGCGGCGATCGCTTTGCTCCAGGTGGATCATCACCGCTGGCGTCAGGCCAATGGCCTGACGACGGATTTGCCATAA
- a CDS encoding DUF1824 family protein, giving the protein MPPMSTLNRDQAHTLLKQYDCLNPSTAAVDRDQVRAALLQVVAESDQQILGICADSVEQGMVTLKAYAQALGYARIPNPTIAQQAIAEPVYIKFNPNADVFYINPYPGHYRGVLVSCQSADREGINELYGHLPLDLFGDAN; this is encoded by the coding sequence ATGCCCCCTATGAGTACCCTGAACCGGGATCAAGCCCATACCCTGCTCAAGCAGTACGACTGTCTCAATCCCTCCACTGCCGCGGTTGACCGGGATCAGGTACGGGCAGCCCTCCTGCAAGTCGTCGCCGAGTCCGATCAGCAGATTTTGGGGATCTGTGCCGATAGCGTTGAGCAGGGAATGGTCACCCTCAAAGCCTACGCCCAAGCCCTAGGATATGCCCGCATTCCTAACCCTACGATCGCGCAGCAGGCGATCGCCGAACCGGTATACATCAAGTTCAATCCCAACGCCGACGTGTTTTATATCAACCCCTATCCCGGCCACTATCGGGGAGTGTTAGTTTCCTGTCAATCTGCCGACAGGGAAGGGATCAATGAGCTGTACGGCCATCTCCCCTTAGACTTATTTGGCGATGCTAACTAG
- a CDS encoding DUF760 domain-containing protein produces MVFDPDFLNTDVEDNQTNLLLQYLQHQPPEVLARVVKSVSPEIKEIISQNVQGMVGMLPAEGFNVQITTDRENLAGLLASAMMTGYFLRQMEQRMELDVHITGDVAFATPWERLRSNPLGYPPHDADARD; encoded by the coding sequence ATGGTATTTGACCCTGACTTTCTGAATACGGACGTGGAAGACAACCAGACCAATCTGTTGTTGCAATATCTCCAACACCAACCGCCGGAGGTCTTGGCACGGGTTGTGAAGTCAGTTAGCCCTGAAATCAAGGAAATTATTTCCCAGAATGTGCAGGGCATGGTCGGGATGCTGCCAGCGGAAGGGTTTAATGTGCAAATTACCACCGATCGCGAGAACCTCGCCGGTCTGTTGGCCTCGGCCATGATGACGGGCTATTTTCTGCGCCAAATGGAACAGCGCATGGAACTGGATGTTCATATTACGGGGGACGTGGCCTTTGCCACCCCTTGGGAGCGGTTGAGGTCTAATCCCCTGGGTTACCCCCCCCATGACGCTGATGCACGGGATTAG
- the scpB gene encoding SMC-Scp complex subunit ScpB has translation MSALSAKVEAILYLKGQALTIAQIAEYAGCDREAVEEALLELMDDYNHRDSALEVIETADGYSLQLRTAFQGLVEQLIPLDLGVGTLRTLAAIALKGSILQTELVELRGSGAYQHVQELVEKGFVRKRRVADSRSVRLLLTDKFFRYFQTESLPQIPALSSPPDAVTESPAHQAPETTAIADPQVNPAVDAAASSP, from the coding sequence ATGTCCGCCTTAAGTGCCAAGGTTGAAGCCATTCTTTACCTGAAAGGACAGGCCCTCACCATTGCCCAGATCGCTGAATATGCTGGCTGCGATCGCGAAGCGGTTGAAGAAGCCCTGCTGGAACTGATGGACGACTACAACCACCGGGACAGTGCTCTGGAAGTGATTGAAACGGCGGACGGCTACAGCCTACAATTGCGCACGGCATTCCAGGGGTTAGTCGAACAACTGATTCCACTCGATTTAGGAGTCGGTACCTTGCGGACCCTAGCAGCGATCGCCCTCAAGGGATCCATTTTGCAAACGGAATTAGTAGAGTTGCGAGGATCGGGAGCCTACCAGCATGTCCAGGAGTTGGTCGAGAAAGGATTTGTGCGCAAACGTCGGGTCGCGGATAGCCGGTCCGTGCGGTTGTTACTGACTGATAAGTTTTTTCGATATTTCCAAACCGAATCGCTGCCCCAAATTCCAGCCCTCAGCTCGCCGCCAGATGCAGTGACTGAGAGTCCCGCGCATCAAGCACCAGAAACGACCGCGATCGCGGACCCTCAAGTCAATCCCGCCGTCGATGCCGCTGCCTCGTCCCCGTAA
- a CDS encoding DUF1499 domain-containing protein, with the protein MAIILVGMVCWQNWVLVPFPSQPVSDRWPAQPIVEAMTTRAIVGSILSFPGTPPTNLGVKAGKLAPCPRSPNCVSSQSQDPSHHIEPLTYTGDGKMAFSQLQQLVAQQQRTRIVDATDTYLYAEFATPIIGFVDDVEFWLDEANGLIQVRSASRLGQSDLGVNRKRIETIRQQWQQRQA; encoded by the coding sequence TTGGCAATAATCCTCGTGGGGATGGTCTGCTGGCAAAACTGGGTATTAGTCCCATTTCCGAGTCAACCTGTCAGCGATCGCTGGCCGGCTCAGCCGATCGTGGAAGCGATGACAACTCGTGCGATAGTGGGCAGTATCCTATCGTTTCCTGGAACGCCCCCAACCAACCTAGGTGTTAAGGCAGGTAAACTGGCTCCCTGTCCCCGTTCCCCTAACTGCGTATCGAGTCAAAGTCAGGATCCCTCACACCACATCGAGCCGCTAACCTATACTGGCGATGGTAAAATGGCTTTTTCTCAATTGCAGCAATTAGTGGCCCAGCAGCAACGCACCCGGATTGTCGACGCAACCGACACCTACCTATATGCTGAATTTGCAACGCCGATTATCGGGTTTGTCGATGATGTGGAGTTCTGGCTGGATGAGGCCAATGGTTTAATCCAGGTGCGATCGGCGTCCCGGTTAGGGCAATCGGATCTGGGCGTTAACCGTAAGCGGATTGAAACGATTCGCCAGCAGTGGCAGCAGCGGCAAGCTTAA